A stretch of Saccharothrix texasensis DNA encodes these proteins:
- a CDS encoding ABC transporter substrate-binding protein — MSKRLLAAAVAAVLAVAGCGGSDGASDPNTLKLWHYEGPDSAMGVAWAEAIKQFEASHPGVTVKFEEKGFEQIQKTASMVLNSKDAPDILEYNKGNATTGLLSKQGLLTDISDEVAKRGWDKKLGPGIDTTAKYDDRGVMGSGKWYGVPNYAEYVMVYYNKTLFDQQGLAAPRTLDELTAAMKKFVAAGVTPLALGGAEYPAAQLLYQLALTQADRDWVDRFQRYTGDVDFHDKPWVFGAERFAEWLREGYISKDSAGVKAEDMGLSFMQGKSPIMISGSWWYGRVQAQVKDFEWASVPWPGMTAGSSGNLWVVPEGSKNKQLAYDFIEITMSPAIQDKLRDAGGIAVAPGETPVTDPKTKQLNDDFKALVDGDRLAFYPDWPAPGFYDAQVSSVQKVITGQIGAHEALTEMADYYKENTASVGK, encoded by the coding sequence ATGTCCAAGCGTCTCCTGGCAGCCGCGGTCGCGGCCGTGCTGGCCGTGGCCGGCTGCGGCGGCTCCGACGGAGCTTCCGACCCCAACACCCTCAAGCTGTGGCACTACGAGGGTCCGGACAGCGCCATGGGCGTGGCGTGGGCGGAGGCGATCAAGCAGTTCGAGGCCTCGCACCCGGGCGTGACGGTGAAGTTCGAGGAGAAGGGCTTCGAGCAGATCCAGAAAACGGCCTCGATGGTGCTCAACTCCAAGGACGCGCCGGACATCCTGGAGTACAACAAGGGCAACGCGACCACCGGCCTGCTGTCCAAGCAGGGCCTGCTGACCGACATCAGCGACGAGGTCGCCAAGCGCGGGTGGGACAAGAAGCTCGGGCCGGGCATCGACACCACGGCGAAGTACGACGACCGCGGCGTGATGGGGTCCGGGAAGTGGTACGGCGTCCCGAACTACGCCGAGTACGTGATGGTCTACTACAACAAGACCCTGTTCGACCAGCAGGGGCTGGCCGCGCCGCGGACGCTGGACGAGCTGACCGCCGCGATGAAGAAGTTCGTCGCCGCCGGCGTCACGCCGCTCGCGCTCGGCGGCGCCGAGTACCCGGCCGCGCAACTGCTGTACCAACTGGCGCTGACCCAGGCCGACCGGGACTGGGTGGACCGGTTCCAGCGCTACACCGGTGACGTGGACTTCCACGACAAGCCGTGGGTGTTCGGCGCGGAGCGGTTCGCCGAGTGGCTGCGCGAGGGTTACATCTCCAAGGACTCGGCCGGCGTGAAGGCCGAGGACATGGGCCTGTCGTTCATGCAGGGCAAGAGCCCGATCATGATCAGCGGCAGCTGGTGGTACGGCCGGGTGCAGGCGCAGGTCAAGGACTTCGAGTGGGCCTCGGTGCCGTGGCCGGGCATGACCGCCGGGTCCAGCGGCAACCTGTGGGTCGTGCCCGAGGGCTCGAAGAACAAGCAGCTCGCCTACGACTTCATCGAGATCACCATGTCGCCGGCGATCCAGGACAAGCTGCGCGACGCGGGCGGCATCGCGGTCGCGCCGGGCGAGACCCCTGTGACCGACCCGAAGACCAAGCAGCTCAACGACGACTTCAAGGCGCTCGTGGACGGCGACCGGCTGGCGTTCTACCCGGACTGGCCCGCACCCGGCTTCTACGACGCGCAGGTGTCGTCCGTGCAGAAGGTGATCACCGGGCAGATCGGCGCGCACGAGGCGCTGACCGAGATGGCGGACTACTACAAGGAGAACACGGCGAGCGTAGGCAAATGA
- a CDS encoding S1 family peptidase, protein MRMTTLTKIGVAAALAVSGLVVAPAAQAAPAADQLSPGLVSAMRTAFGLTEQQVRTRLDLEAKATRRAPSARTAAGSSFGGSWFDQDKGVLVVGVTDTAAADRVRATGAEARLVGRSAAELDRVKDRVDALSASGAVPAAVTSWHPDPRSGAVVVDVQPGVQTAEVARFLAEARKHGPVEVNTEGVTAPVPFAAGTVGGDPYYTGNVRCSIGFSVHGGYVTAGHCGGTGAQVYGWDRSWQGQFAGSSFPGNDYAWVRTGGGWWNAPVVLGWGTVSDALVRGSWEAPVGTSVCRSGSTTHWHCGVIQSRNETIHYAQGDVHQMAGTSVCAEGGDSGGSFITGDQAQGVTSGGYGNCSSGGRTWFQPINEILSTYGLTLLTA, encoded by the coding sequence ATGCGGATGACAACGTTGACGAAGATCGGTGTGGCCGCCGCGCTGGCGGTGAGCGGGCTCGTGGTCGCCCCGGCGGCCCAGGCCGCGCCGGCGGCCGACCAGCTGTCGCCGGGCCTGGTGTCCGCGATGCGGACCGCGTTCGGGCTGACCGAGCAGCAGGTCCGGACCAGGCTCGACCTGGAGGCGAAGGCCACCCGGCGCGCTCCCTCGGCGCGCACCGCGGCCGGGTCGTCCTTCGGCGGCAGCTGGTTCGACCAGGACAAGGGCGTGCTCGTGGTCGGCGTGACCGACACCGCGGCGGCCGACCGGGTCCGCGCCACCGGCGCCGAGGCGCGGCTGGTCGGCCGCAGCGCGGCCGAGCTCGACCGGGTCAAGGACCGCGTGGACGCGTTGTCGGCGTCCGGCGCGGTGCCCGCGGCCGTGACCAGCTGGCACCCGGACCCGCGCAGCGGCGCGGTCGTGGTCGACGTCCAGCCCGGCGTGCAGACCGCGGAGGTCGCGCGGTTCCTGGCCGAGGCGCGCAAGCACGGTCCCGTCGAGGTGAACACCGAGGGCGTCACCGCGCCCGTGCCGTTCGCCGCCGGGACCGTCGGCGGCGACCCGTACTACACCGGCAACGTCCGCTGCTCCATCGGCTTCTCGGTGCACGGCGGCTACGTCACGGCCGGCCACTGCGGCGGCACGGGCGCCCAGGTGTACGGCTGGGACCGGTCCTGGCAGGGCCAGTTCGCCGGGTCCTCGTTCCCCGGCAACGACTACGCGTGGGTCCGCACCGGCGGCGGCTGGTGGAACGCGCCCGTCGTGCTCGGCTGGGGCACGGTCAGCGACGCCCTGGTGCGCGGCTCGTGGGAGGCGCCGGTCGGCACGTCCGTCTGCCGTTCGGGCTCCACGACCCACTGGCACTGCGGCGTGATCCAGTCCCGCAACGAGACGATCCACTACGCGCAGGGTGACGTGCACCAGATGGCGGGCACCAGCGTGTGCGCCGAGGGCGGCGACTCCGGCGGCTCGTTCATCACCGGCGACCAGGCGCAGGGCGTCACGTCCGGCGGCTACGGCAACTGCTCGTCCGGCGGCCGGACCTGGTTCCAGCCGATCAACGAGATCCTGTCCACCTACGGCTTGACGCTGCTCACCGCCTGA
- a CDS encoding glycoside hydrolase family 3 protein, whose amino-acid sequence MSRARRSLVLPLVASLLVAPLPAHADELPFRDPDLPRATRIADLLARLTVDEEVSLLHQYQPAIPRLGIGAFKTGTEALHGVAWLGGATVFPQALGLANTWNPDLVERVGAVTGREARGFHAKDPAHNGLNLWAPVVNPLRDPRWGRNEEGYSEDPYLTGRISTAFGHGVQGDHPDYLQAAPTLKHYLAYNVEDDRVTVDSIVPPRILKDYDEAAFRPAISADAATGVMASYNLVNGRPTHVGPELDEVVRSWTDEDLMIVGDAGGASNVAGAQRYHPNRVEGNAAAIRAGLDSFTEDDRNSAPTTASVKAAIGRGLITAADVEDAARHVLSIRFRLGEFDPPGRNPHASTTPDVIDAPEHRLLARQVAAEQVVLLRNDRNTLPLSTADTKKVAVVGQLADTLYEDWYSGTMPYRVTPLQGLAERAAVTSSEGVDRIRLRDLTTGRYVTASTSDSGAPLTATEVTPGDASGFDVFDWGEGTVTLRAVANGRTVSLGDGRSLVNNATQPNGWFVQQQFELVALPDGSFVLEYAGNDVTQSWFGRGRYAVVGADGRLTVTAETPAAAAKFGREVVRSGVDSAVQAAKGADAAVVAVGSMPFINGREDDDRKTTVLPAGQRAVIDAVREANPRTVVVLESGYPYAGDWDTADLPAVLWTTHAGQETGHAIADVLFGDHNPSARLTQTWYRSDADLPDKLRYDISKSGHTYQYFTGEPLYPFGHGLSYTSFGYSRLRVDRTAVDASGEVRVRVDVTNRGDRAGAEVVRLYSRQLASRARQPLKRLRAFDRVELRPGETKTVQLTVRAADLAFWDVTREKPVVESAPHELAVGPLTRVLSVRGETIPPRDLRRVTQAQNFDDYSGVTLVDTTKERGTAVASTAPGQWVSFEDVDLGRSSRSLTARVANPDAPTTVEVRLGGPGGRLAGTLAVPTTADGHSWTAVTAPLRGATGRQDVYLVFTGKARIDNLTVEGSP is encoded by the coding sequence GTGTCGAGAGCCCGCCGTTCGCTGGTGCTGCCGCTGGTCGCGTCGCTGCTCGTCGCGCCGCTGCCCGCCCACGCCGACGAGCTCCCGTTCCGCGACCCGGACCTGCCGCGCGCCACCCGGATCGCCGACCTGCTCGCCAGGTTGACGGTCGACGAGGAGGTGTCGCTGCTGCACCAGTACCAACCGGCGATCCCGAGGCTCGGGATCGGCGCGTTCAAGACCGGCACGGAGGCGCTGCACGGTGTGGCCTGGCTCGGCGGGGCGACGGTGTTCCCGCAGGCCTTGGGCCTGGCGAACACCTGGAACCCCGACCTGGTCGAGCGGGTGGGCGCGGTCACCGGCCGCGAGGCCCGCGGCTTCCACGCGAAGGACCCCGCGCACAACGGCCTCAACCTGTGGGCGCCGGTGGTGAACCCGCTGCGCGACCCCAGGTGGGGCCGCAACGAGGAGGGCTACTCGGAGGACCCGTACCTGACCGGCCGGATCTCCACCGCGTTCGGTCACGGCGTCCAGGGCGACCACCCCGACTACCTCCAGGCCGCGCCGACGCTGAAGCACTACCTGGCCTACAACGTCGAGGACGACCGCGTCACCGTCGACTCGATCGTCCCGCCGCGCATCCTGAAGGACTACGACGAGGCCGCCTTCCGCCCGGCGATCTCGGCGGACGCCGCGACCGGCGTCATGGCGTCGTACAACCTGGTCAACGGCCGCCCGACGCACGTCGGCCCCGAGCTGGACGAGGTCGTGCGCTCCTGGACCGACGAGGACCTGATGATCGTCGGCGACGCGGGCGGCGCGTCGAACGTCGCCGGCGCCCAGCGGTACCACCCGAACCGGGTCGAGGGCAACGCCGCCGCGATCCGCGCGGGCCTGGACAGCTTCACCGAGGACGACCGGAACTCCGCCCCCACCACCGCGTCGGTCAAGGCCGCGATCGGCCGGGGTCTCATCACGGCGGCCGACGTCGAGGACGCGGCGCGGCACGTGCTGTCGATCAGGTTCCGGCTCGGCGAGTTCGACCCGCCCGGCCGCAACCCGCACGCGAGCACCACACCGGACGTGATCGACGCGCCGGAGCACCGGCTGCTCGCCCGACAGGTGGCAGCCGAGCAGGTCGTGCTGCTGCGCAACGACCGGAACACCCTGCCGCTGTCCACTGCGGACACCAAGAAGGTCGCGGTCGTCGGGCAGCTCGCGGACACGCTGTACGAGGACTGGTACTCCGGCACGATGCCCTACCGCGTCACGCCCCTGCAAGGCCTCGCCGAACGGGCCGCGGTCACCTCCAGCGAGGGCGTCGACCGCATCCGGTTGCGTGATCTGACCACCGGGAGGTACGTCACCGCGTCCACTTCGGACTCCGGCGCGCCGCTCACCGCCACCGAGGTGACGCCGGGCGACGCGAGCGGGTTCGACGTGTTCGACTGGGGCGAGGGCACGGTCACGCTGCGGGCCGTCGCGAACGGCAGGACGGTGTCCCTGGGCGACGGTCGCAGCCTCGTCAACAACGCGACGCAACCCAACGGCTGGTTCGTCCAGCAGCAGTTCGAGCTCGTGGCGCTGCCCGACGGCTCCTTCGTGCTGGAGTACGCGGGCAACGACGTCACGCAGTCGTGGTTCGGCCGGGGCCGGTACGCGGTCGTCGGCGCGGACGGCAGGCTGACCGTGACCGCCGAGACGCCGGCGGCGGCGGCGAAGTTCGGGCGCGAGGTCGTGCGCAGCGGTGTGGACAGCGCGGTGCAAGCGGCGAAGGGCGCGGACGCGGCCGTGGTGGCGGTCGGCAGCATGCCGTTCATCAACGGCCGCGAGGACGACGACCGCAAGACCACCGTGCTGCCCGCCGGCCAGCGCGCCGTGATCGACGCGGTGCGCGAGGCGAACCCGCGCACGGTCGTCGTGCTGGAGAGCGGCTACCCGTACGCGGGCGACTGGGACACCGCGGACCTGCCCGCCGTGCTGTGGACCACGCACGCGGGCCAGGAGACCGGCCACGCCATCGCCGACGTGCTGTTCGGCGACCACAACCCGAGCGCCAGGCTGACCCAGACCTGGTACCGGTCCGACGCGGACCTGCCGGACAAGCTCCGGTACGACATCTCGAAGTCCGGGCACACCTACCAGTACTTCACCGGCGAGCCGCTGTACCCGTTCGGGCACGGGCTGAGCTACACGTCGTTCGGCTACTCGCGGCTGCGGGTGGACCGGACCGCGGTGGACGCCTCCGGCGAGGTGCGCGTGCGCGTGGACGTGACCAACCGGGGCGACCGGGCGGGCGCCGAGGTGGTGCGGCTGTACTCGCGCCAGCTGGCGTCGCGGGCCCGGCAGCCGCTCAAGCGGCTGCGCGCGTTCGACCGGGTGGAGCTGCGGCCCGGTGAGACGAAGACGGTCCAGCTGACCGTGCGCGCCGCCGACCTGGCGTTCTGGGACGTGACCCGGGAGAAGCCGGTGGTGGAGAGCGCGCCGCACGAGCTGGCGGTCGGTCCGCTGACCCGCGTGCTCAGCGTGCGCGGCGAAACCATCCCGCCGCGCGACCTGCGCCGGGTCACGCAGGCGCAGAACTTCGACGACTACTCCGGCGTCACCCTGGTGGACACCACCAAGGAACGCGGCACCGCCGTCGCCTCGACCGCGCCCGGCCAGTGGGTCTCGTTCGAGGACGTCGACCTGGGCCGGTCGTCCCGGTCGCTGACGGCCCGGGTGGCGAACCCGGACGCGCCGACGACCGTCGAGGTGCGCCTCGGCGGCCCCGGCGGCCGGTTGGCGGGCACGCTCGCCGTGCCGACCACCGCCGACGGGCACTCCTGGACCGCGGTCACGGCGCCGTTGCGCGGCGCGACCGGCCGGCAGGACGTCTACCTGGTCTTCACGGGGAAGGCCCGGATCGACAACCTCACCGTGGAGGGATCACCCTGA
- a CDS encoding carbohydrate ABC transporter permease — MSSAPASIRDRGSYLLYLIPGGLLLLAVILVPFGMNIGISFTEWSGAGTPEWVGLDNYTRLMGDGTFWASFRHNVGLVVAMAILPTLAGLVIAAALFDFIGEHFGARHAAVLRACVYLPQVLPIAVAGIVWSWILAPRDGALNEVLRAVGLDSLAQNWLGDPDFALWSVMAVMLWIQVGYPVVIFMAGMQRVDPSLHEAAELDGASWWGRFFHVTVPQIRPEIFVVLLTCTIAALKVFAPIYVLTRGGPGGSTNVPSYYSFQNFFEKTQVGYGAAIATVLTALVLVLTAVFLRVQNRGER, encoded by the coding sequence ATGAGCTCGGCACCCGCCTCCATCCGCGACCGCGGGTCGTACCTGCTCTACCTCATCCCCGGTGGCCTGCTGCTGCTCGCGGTGATCCTGGTGCCGTTCGGGATGAACATCGGCATCAGCTTCACCGAGTGGTCCGGCGCGGGCACCCCGGAGTGGGTCGGGCTGGACAACTACACCCGGCTGATGGGCGACGGCACGTTCTGGGCGTCGTTCCGGCACAACGTCGGGCTCGTGGTGGCGATGGCGATCCTGCCCACGCTGGCCGGGCTCGTCATCGCCGCCGCCCTGTTCGACTTCATCGGCGAGCACTTCGGCGCCCGGCACGCCGCCGTGCTGCGGGCCTGCGTCTACCTGCCCCAGGTGCTGCCGATCGCGGTGGCCGGGATCGTGTGGAGCTGGATCCTGGCGCCGCGGGACGGCGCGCTCAACGAGGTGCTGCGCGCGGTCGGGTTGGACTCGCTGGCCCAGAACTGGCTCGGCGACCCCGACTTCGCGCTGTGGTCGGTGATGGCGGTGATGCTGTGGATCCAGGTCGGCTACCCGGTGGTGATCTTCATGGCCGGGATGCAGCGCGTGGACCCGTCGCTGCACGAGGCCGCGGAGCTGGACGGTGCGTCGTGGTGGGGCCGGTTCTTCCACGTCACCGTGCCGCAGATCCGGCCGGAGATCTTCGTCGTGCTGCTGACCTGCACGATCGCCGCGTTGAAGGTGTTCGCGCCGATCTACGTGCTGACCAGGGGCGGGCCGGGCGGGTCGACCAACGTGCCGTCCTACTACTCGTTCCAGAACTTCTTCGAGAAGACCCAGGTCGGCTACGGCGCGGCCATCGCCACCGTGCTCACCGCGCTGGTCCTGGTCCTCACGGCGGTGTTCCTGCGCGTGCAGAACCGGGGTGAGCGCTGA
- a CDS encoding universal stress protein, with protein MTSPDVLRSPESAVGRGAVVVGFDGSGRSRQAARWAAREAASRGLRLLVVNVIRGPFPEVVVTPVSMPMPQLVGEKAVRAYTRDHLAELAAECAEIAPGLEVDTRAFDGHPAAVLAETGREAALLVVGSSGATGLARVFAGSVTVDLAHHFTGPLVVVRDSGEGTDDRTDDGRVVVGVDGSEPSDRAIAFAADHAARHGGSLVGVHATTGLPVDALTPGGAWGQGMGFELDVEQLEGAAETLIARSFEAPLARHPELRVERVVSPARPAQALVEAAEGAALLVVGSHGHGAVRRALLGSVSHAMLHHAPCPVAVVRGDGSER; from the coding sequence ATGACCAGCCCCGACGTCCTGAGGAGCCCGGAGAGCGCGGTCGGCCGGGGTGCGGTGGTGGTCGGCTTCGACGGCTCCGGGCGGTCGCGGCAGGCCGCGCGGTGGGCGGCGCGCGAGGCGGCGAGCCGCGGGCTGCGCCTGCTCGTCGTCAACGTCATCCGCGGGCCGTTCCCCGAGGTGGTGGTCACGCCCGTGTCCATGCCGATGCCGCAGCTCGTCGGCGAGAAGGCGGTGCGCGCGTACACCAGGGACCACCTCGCCGAGCTCGCCGCGGAGTGCGCGGAGATCGCGCCGGGGCTCGAGGTGGACACCCGCGCGTTCGACGGGCACCCGGCCGCCGTGCTGGCCGAGACCGGGCGGGAAGCGGCGCTGCTGGTCGTGGGCTCCTCCGGCGCGACCGGGCTGGCCAGGGTGTTCGCCGGCTCGGTCACGGTGGACCTGGCGCACCACTTCACCGGGCCGCTCGTGGTGGTCCGCGACTCCGGCGAGGGGACCGACGACCGGACCGACGACGGGCGGGTGGTGGTCGGCGTGGACGGCTCGGAGCCCAGCGACCGGGCGATCGCCTTCGCGGCCGACCACGCGGCGCGCCACGGCGGCTCCCTGGTCGGCGTGCACGCCACCACCGGGCTGCCGGTGGACGCGTTGACGCCGGGCGGCGCCTGGGGCCAGGGCATGGGGTTCGAACTGGACGTCGAGCAGCTGGAAGGGGCCGCCGAGACGCTGATCGCCAGGTCGTTCGAGGCGCCGCTGGCCCGCCACCCGGAACTGCGGGTGGAACGGGTGGTGTCGCCGGCGCGACCCGCCCAGGCGCTGGTCGAGGCGGCCGAGGGCGCGGCGCTGCTCGTCGTGGGCAGCCACGGGCACGGCGCGGTGCGGCGCGCGCTGCTCGGCTCGGTCAGCCACGCGATGCTGCACCACGCGCCCTGCCCGGTGGCCGTCGTCCGAGGTGACGGCTCCGAGCGCTGA
- a CDS encoding M20/M25/M40 family metallo-hydrolase: protein MDDGAGLRLAQDEVVSLASELIRIDTTNTGDPATVVGERAAAEWVAEKLGEVGYETTYVESGAKGRGNVVARLAGADPSRGALLVHGHLDVVPADASEWSVHPFSGAVQDGYVWGRGAVDMKDMVAMTLAVARRFKRDGVVPPRDLVFAFLADEEAGGQFGAKWLVDNRPELFEGVTEAISEVGGFSITLKDDVRAYLVETAEKGIRWLKLRVRGTAGHGSMIHHDNAVAKLAAAVTKLGQHRFPVILTPSVREFLAGVSEITGLEFPEDDLEGSIGKLGALSRMIGATLRDTANPTMLSAGYKANVIPSVAEATVDCRILPGREEAFDRELAELLGPDVEREWLGLPPVETTFDGALVDAMTASITAEDPGAKVLPYMLSGGTDAKSFQELGIRNFGFAPLKLPADLDFSGLFHGVDERVPVDALQFGVRVLDRFLRNS from the coding sequence TTGGATGACGGGGCCGGGCTGCGGCTCGCGCAGGACGAGGTCGTGTCGCTGGCCAGCGAGCTGATCAGGATCGACACGACCAACACGGGAGACCCGGCCACGGTCGTCGGGGAGCGCGCGGCGGCCGAGTGGGTCGCGGAGAAGCTCGGCGAGGTCGGCTACGAGACCACCTACGTCGAGTCGGGCGCCAAGGGGCGCGGCAACGTGGTCGCGCGCCTGGCCGGCGCCGACCCGTCACGGGGCGCGCTGCTGGTGCACGGTCACCTGGACGTGGTGCCCGCCGACGCCTCCGAGTGGTCGGTGCACCCGTTCTCCGGCGCGGTCCAGGACGGGTACGTGTGGGGCCGCGGCGCGGTCGACATGAAGGACATGGTCGCGATGACGCTCGCCGTCGCGCGGCGGTTCAAGCGGGACGGCGTCGTGCCGCCGCGCGACCTCGTGTTCGCCTTCCTGGCCGACGAGGAAGCCGGCGGCCAGTTCGGCGCCAAGTGGCTGGTGGACAACCGCCCGGAGCTGTTCGAGGGCGTCACCGAGGCGATCAGCGAGGTCGGCGGCTTCTCCATCACCCTCAAGGACGACGTCCGGGCCTACCTGGTGGAGACCGCCGAGAAGGGCATCCGGTGGCTCAAGCTGCGCGTGCGCGGCACCGCGGGCCACGGCTCGATGATCCACCACGACAACGCGGTGGCCAAGCTGGCGGCGGCGGTCACCAAGCTGGGGCAGCACCGGTTCCCGGTGATCCTCACGCCGTCCGTGCGCGAGTTCCTGGCCGGGGTGTCGGAGATCACCGGGCTGGAGTTCCCCGAGGACGACCTCGAAGGCTCGATCGGCAAGCTGGGCGCGTTGTCGCGGATGATCGGCGCGACGCTGCGCGACACGGCCAACCCCACCATGCTGTCCGCCGGGTACAAGGCGAACGTGATCCCGTCGGTCGCGGAGGCCACCGTGGACTGCCGCATCCTGCCGGGCCGAGAGGAGGCGTTCGACCGCGAGCTGGCCGAGCTGCTCGGCCCGGACGTGGAGCGCGAGTGGCTCGGGCTGCCGCCGGTGGAGACCACGTTCGACGGCGCGCTGGTCGACGCGATGACGGCCTCGATCACCGCCGAGGACCCGGGCGCGAAAGTGCTGCCGTACATGCTGTCGGGCGGCACGGACGCCAAGTCGTTCCAGGAGCTGGGCATCCGCAACTTCGGCTTCGCCCCGCTGAAGCTGCCCGCCGACCTGGACTTCTCCGGCCTGTTCCACGGCGTGGACGAGCGCGTGCCGGTCGACGCCCTGCAGTTCGGCGTCCGCGTCCTGGACCGCTTCCTGCGCAACTCCTGA
- a CDS encoding glycoside hydrolase family 43 protein codes for MRTRTLLAAVTSVVVAAFGLAGPAPAALAAGPVPHYLMTAFTNSSESNMHVYDSANATSFALVRSNAYTPPSGLIRDPSVIRHTDGYYYIVYTTNWTGDTIGFARSADYTTWTFLRNVVVGLNGSTGSTWAPEWFKDSDGSVHVVFSASTTGTAGQFRPYRITATNSALSTWTSPTPLGIPANYIDSHLVKVGGTYHNFLKNETTKYIEHATATSLNGPWQFVGTGNWAGWGSGLEGPALVRLPDGRWRIYFDQYGTKRYYYADSSNLSSFGAKVELTGLSGTARHFTVLREDVGDGTAVATGRRSLRSANFADRYLRHRDNLAYVDPISTATDRADATFDVVAGLANAGCYSFQSVNHPGRYLRHHTMRLVLNADDGSAVFRADATFCGRAGLAGGGTTSFESFNFPGRYLRHYDYAMRLDPRTSDAAFTGDASFTVTAPLG; via the coding sequence ATGCGCACCCGCACCCTGCTCGCCGCCGTGACCAGCGTGGTGGTCGCCGCGTTCGGGCTCGCCGGTCCCGCGCCGGCCGCCCTCGCCGCCGGTCCGGTGCCGCATTACCTGATGACCGCGTTCACCAACAGCAGCGAGTCGAACATGCACGTCTACGACTCGGCGAACGCGACCAGCTTCGCCCTCGTCCGGTCCAACGCCTACACCCCGCCGTCCGGCCTCATCCGCGACCCCAGCGTCATCCGGCACACCGACGGCTACTACTACATCGTCTACACCACCAACTGGACCGGCGACACCATCGGCTTCGCCCGCAGCGCCGACTACACGACGTGGACGTTCCTGCGGAACGTGGTGGTGGGCTTGAACGGCTCCACCGGCAGCACCTGGGCGCCGGAGTGGTTCAAGGACTCCGACGGCAGCGTGCACGTGGTCTTCTCCGCCTCCACCACCGGCACCGCCGGCCAGTTCCGGCCCTACCGGATCACCGCGACCAACAGCGCGCTGTCCACGTGGACCTCGCCGACGCCGCTGGGCATCCCGGCCAACTACATCGACAGCCACCTCGTCAAGGTCGGCGGGACCTACCACAACTTCCTCAAGAACGAGACCACGAAGTACATCGAGCACGCCACCGCGACGTCGCTGAACGGACCGTGGCAGTTCGTCGGCACCGGCAACTGGGCGGGCTGGGGCTCGGGGCTCGAAGGCCCGGCGCTCGTGCGGCTGCCGGACGGCCGCTGGCGGATCTACTTCGACCAGTACGGCACCAAGCGCTACTACTACGCGGACAGCTCGAACCTGAGCTCGTTCGGCGCCAAGGTGGAGCTGACCGGGCTGTCCGGCACCGCCCGGCACTTCACCGTGCTGCGCGAGGACGTCGGCGACGGCACCGCGGTGGCCACCGGCAGGCGCTCGCTGCGCTCGGCCAACTTCGCCGACCGCTACCTGCGGCACCGCGACAACCTGGCCTACGTGGACCCGATCAGCACCGCGACCGACCGCGCCGACGCCACGTTCGACGTCGTCGCCGGGCTGGCCAACGCCGGCTGCTACTCGTTCCAGTCGGTCAACCACCCCGGTCGCTACCTGCGGCACCACACCATGCGCCTGGTGCTGAACGCCGACGACGGTTCGGCGGTGTTCCGCGCGGACGCCACGTTCTGCGGACGGGCCGGGCTCGCGGGCGGCGGCACGACGTCGTTCGAGTCGTTCAACTTCCCCGGCCGCTACCTGCGGCACTACGACTACGCGATGCGGCTGGACCCGCGCACGTCCGACGCCGCGTTCACCGGTGACGCCTCCTTCACCGTGACCGCGCCGTTGGGCTGA
- a CDS encoding carbohydrate ABC transporter permease encodes MRRHAVLWSMIVLAAVMLAPFALVALNAVKTPAEYSTGGPLDLPSGISLDGVVAFWERVDFGEKLVNSVVISGSVAVLAVVVSVFNAYALGIGRVKGRLWILVVFLIANTLPQEALAYPLYFLANEVGLYDTKLAVIIVFTVVQAAFGTYLLTSTLGGFPRELLEAARIDGATKWQALVRIVVPISRPTLGVLFVFFFIWTWNEFFLPLVLLISNENQTVPVALGVLQGQRMMDATMTSASALLGVVPAIVFFLIFQRALTRGITAGAVK; translated from the coding sequence ATGAGGCGGCACGCGGTGCTGTGGTCGATGATCGTGCTCGCCGCGGTGATGCTGGCGCCGTTCGCCCTCGTCGCGCTCAACGCGGTCAAGACACCGGCCGAGTACTCCACCGGCGGACCGCTCGACCTGCCCTCGGGCATCTCGCTGGACGGCGTCGTCGCCTTCTGGGAACGGGTGGACTTCGGCGAGAAGCTGGTCAACAGCGTGGTGATCAGCGGGTCGGTGGCCGTGCTCGCGGTGGTCGTGTCGGTGTTCAACGCCTACGCGCTGGGCATCGGCCGCGTGAAGGGCCGGCTGTGGATCCTGGTGGTGTTCCTCATCGCGAACACCCTGCCGCAGGAAGCGCTGGCCTACCCGCTGTACTTCCTGGCCAACGAGGTCGGGCTGTACGACACCAAGCTCGCCGTGATCATCGTCTTCACGGTGGTCCAGGCCGCGTTCGGCACCTACCTGCTCACCTCCACGCTCGGCGGCTTCCCGCGCGAGCTGCTGGAGGCCGCCCGCATCGACGGCGCGACCAAGTGGCAGGCGCTGGTGCGGATCGTGGTGCCGATCAGCAGGCCGACCTTGGGCGTGCTGTTCGTGTTCTTCTTCATCTGGACCTGGAACGAGTTCTTCCTGCCGCTGGTGCTGCTGATCTCCAACGAGAACCAGACCGTGCCGGTGGCGCTGGGGGTGCTCCAGGGCCAGCGGATGATGGACGCCACGATGACCAGCGCCTCGGCGCTGCTCGGGGTCGTCCCGGCCATCGTCTTCTTCCTGATCTTCCAGCGCGCGTTGACCCGCGGCATCACGGCGGGGGCGGTCAAGTGA